The genomic segment TCGACACCACCATTCTCACTTCCTTTATAATTTCCACCTTCAAAAAGAGTTAAAAATTCAGGATTTCCAAAACGAATACTTGTATGGTTATCGCGTAAGCTGGCATAAAAACCAAAATGCTCACCAACATAAGCATGTGCTTCTAATCCACCATAGCTAAAACTTTCCGTTCCGTTATCGTTTTTAATAAAAGAATAAGAATATAAAGGCTGTGCCTGAAAACGAAAAAGCTCATCTTTATAAAATCCGCCAAAGGGATGGATCCCGGTACCAAAACCATTAGAGTGTTTTAAGATATCGAAAGTGGGGTTTAAGTGAAGAGGCTTATCTTCTTCTAACATATAAGCCAACTGATAAAATTCCAACTCTTTTGATTGACGTTTATTGAGTTCTCCTTTAAATTCCGCAGCCTCGTTTAGTTTTTGGGCTATAAATTCTCTTGAATAGGGTTTTATAGCACCATTGATAACTATCAGTTGTTCATTTGCTAATTCGTCTAAAAAGCTGTAAATGTTTTTATTACTTATGTGCTCATAAACAACTTGAGCATAGCTAAAGCCGCTGATAAATAGCGAAATAAGGATGACATATATTTTAATTTTCATAGTAATTCTCTAAGTGATAAAACTACTTCTTTTTACGAAAAGAAAGAAATAGCTGTGCAAGATAATAAATGCTTTTGTAATGAATCTTTCGGAAGCGACCATAGTTTACTAACTGTCCACCGAATTTAGATTTGAATTCGCGAACTCCATAAGGTATATTTGGGAATCCGGCTCCCATAAAATCAAAACTCGAATATTTATTCTCTTTGGCAAAATGCAAACCTGTCCAAGTAGCTAAAACTGAAGGATAAAGTTTTTTAAACTCTTTGTCGTTACCTGCGACATACCATTCATAAACAGTTTTTCCGTTATAAAGTGGAAGCATTATACCTCCAATAATTTTGTTGTGATAACTGACTAAAAGATATTTTCCAACATTTTCTTTAACGTGAAATTCATAAAAAGCTTTGAAAAACGACCAAGATGGAAGCGGTTTCTTTATTCTTTTATTGTAAAGATTTCTTAGTATTTGATAGAAATCTTTAACTTGTTCTATTGTTGGGTTATCAATAATTACTGCTCCTCGTTCAAAACCCTTTTTAACTTGTCTGATTTTACTCTTAGATAATTTAGGCTCTAATTCGTCATTTTTTAATGGAACAAAATAATTAAGGTGAGGTTCATATTTAAAACCACACTCTCTAAACTCATCTGTAAAATAGCTCCAGTTGTGAATATTTCTGATTTCCGAATAAATAGCTCTTCTTTTTACAAAAGAGGTATAGGTTTTCATTAAGCCACTAAATATTTTCGATCCCTTTTGAGGCAATAAAGGTCCGCCAATGATTAAACTGCGTTTTAACCATTTACCAATAATAGGATAGGGTGTTTTTTGAATGACAAATAAAAACCCTGCAATTATTCTTTTATTCTGTGTATTTATAGCCAAGCAATAGTAGGGAGTAAAATCATTTGCTTGGTGGTATAAATCAAACATTAAATTTGTTTGGAATGCATTTCCACGACTATGCTGCAGAACAAAATTATCCCAGCTTTTATCAAGACGATATTTTACAATTTTAAATTGTATCATCAGTTAGCATTATCTTTTTTATTATCTTTCTGAGACTAAATTTGGTAAAATACATCCCTGAAATAGAGCCTAATAAATTATATATTAAATCGAGTGGATTATATGATCTTCCGGAAATCCACAATTGATGAATTTCATCAATAACAGCAAACAAAAGTAAACCGAGAATAAATAAGTAATATTTTTTTACGGAAAAGAAACCGTTTTTGTCTGATTTCCACAAAACAAATAGTCCGAATAATATTGCAAACACTCCAAAATGCTCTAAATAATCTAAACGAAAAGGCTCATCCCATATGTTAATTTCTTGTGTTGGAATATTGGGTAATGAAGAGACAATAGCAATAAATATTAACCAAAGGCAGAAAATGGTTTTCAGCAGCGTTTTGTTTTGATACAATGATTTTATCATATTATTTACTCCTGGCTTTTTTAAATAAAATATTGTAAAATGCTTTAAAGAAATAGTTGATGTCAGTTAGTAAAGGGTGCTTTTCATGAGCTTTAAGATAGCGCATTTCAGAAGCCATAATTTCTTCGAGTGTAATTGGCATATCAACATAAAAAGGCGGGATAAGTCCGGGTTTTGACTTTAATCGTCGCTCTTTTAATTCATCGGTATACAAATTAAAATAGTGTTCGCTTAGTGGTCGAACACCTACAATTTTCATTTCTCCTTTAAGAACATTTAAAATCATTGGTAGTTCA from the Bacteroidales bacterium genome contains:
- a CDS encoding peptidoglycan bridge formation glycyltransferase FemA/FemB family protein; the protein is MIQFKIVKYRLDKSWDNFVLQHSRGNAFQTNLMFDLYHQANDFTPYYCLAINTQNKRIIAGFLFVIQKTPYPIIGKWLKRSLIIGGPLLPQKGSKIFSGLMKTYTSFVKRRAIYSEIRNIHNWSYFTDEFRECGFKYEPHLNYFVPLKNDELEPKLSKSKIRQVKKGFERGAVIIDNPTIEQVKDFYQILRNLYNKRIKKPLPSWSFFKAFYEFHVKENVGKYLLVSYHNKIIGGIMLPLYNGKTVYEWYVAGNDKEFKKLYPSVLATWTGLHFAKENKYSSFDFMGAGFPNIPYGVREFKSKFGGQLVNYGRFRKIHYKSIYYLAQLFLSFRKKK
- a CDS encoding VanZ family protein, which produces MIKSLYQNKTLLKTIFCLWLIFIAIVSSLPNIPTQEINIWDEPFRLDYLEHFGVFAILFGLFVLWKSDKNGFFSVKKYYLFILGLLLFAVIDEIHQLWISGRSYNPLDLIYNLLGSISGMYFTKFSLRKIIKKIMLTDDTI